The following coding sequences are from one Acidimicrobiia bacterium window:
- a CDS encoding F0F1 ATP synthase subunit alpha: MAELTINTADIASAIQKNLEGFQPSLEQSQVGRVISVGDGIARVSGLPGAAVNELLQFESGTFGLALNLDEGSIGAVVLGEVNDIEEGQAVRATGDILALPVGDGMLGRVVNALGEPIDGKGPLVNVEQRRMELQAPGIMGRKPVHEPMQTGIKAIDSLIPIGRGQRELIIGDRKTGKTTIAIDTIINQAGQGVKCVYVAIGQKASTVAQTVAVLEAHGAMEYTVVVMAPASEPAPFKYLAPYAGCAIGQHWMDQGQHALAVYDDLSKQAEAYRQMSLLLRRPPGREAYPGDVFYLHSRLLERSAKLSDDLGAGSMTALPIIETKAGDVSAFIPTNVISITDGQIFLQDDLFKSGVRPAVDVGISVSRVGSAAQTKAMKGAVGTLKSDLQQFRELESFAAFGSDLDAVSQSQLDRGYRLVELLKQDLNSPLLMEEQTVSLWAGTRGHLDGIEVADVTRFEAELLEWFRTREAGSLASIKETGKIADEEAFDAAIAAFAEQFTGSQSSDDAPDAEHIDTDSHIVDADTTLPEEDISAGNE; this comes from the coding sequence ATGGCTGAACTGACGATCAACACGGCGGACATTGCCTCCGCTATCCAGAAAAACCTTGAAGGTTTCCAACCAAGCCTGGAACAATCCCAGGTGGGGCGGGTAATTTCCGTAGGTGATGGTATCGCTCGTGTATCGGGTCTTCCCGGCGCAGCGGTTAACGAGTTGCTCCAATTTGAGAGCGGCACTTTTGGGCTTGCCCTTAACCTTGACGAAGGGTCCATCGGTGCGGTGGTCCTTGGTGAGGTAAACGACATCGAAGAGGGCCAAGCAGTACGGGCCACCGGCGACATTTTGGCGCTGCCCGTGGGCGACGGCATGTTGGGTCGTGTGGTAAACGCTTTGGGCGAACCCATCGACGGAAAGGGCCCGTTGGTCAATGTTGAACAACGCCGCATGGAACTCCAAGCTCCCGGCATTATGGGTCGTAAGCCGGTGCACGAACCAATGCAGACCGGTATTAAAGCCATTGACTCTTTGATCCCTATTGGGCGTGGTCAGCGTGAGTTGATCATTGGTGACCGTAAAACTGGTAAAACCACTATTGCTATTGACACCATCATTAACCAGGCTGGTCAAGGCGTGAAGTGCGTTTATGTAGCTATTGGCCAAAAGGCTTCTACGGTTGCGCAAACCGTGGCCGTTCTTGAGGCTCATGGTGCTATGGAATACACGGTGGTAGTGATGGCTCCGGCCTCTGAACCCGCACCGTTCAAGTACTTGGCTCCTTACGCCGGTTGCGCCATTGGGCAACACTGGATGGACCAAGGCCAGCACGCTTTAGCGGTTTACGATGACCTTTCTAAACAAGCTGAGGCTTACCGACAAATGTCGTTGTTGCTTCGTCGTCCTCCGGGCCGTGAGGCTTACCCCGGCGATGTTTTCTACTTGCACAGCCGTTTGTTGGAACGCTCCGCCAAGTTGAGCGACGATTTGGGTGCCGGTTCGATGACCGCTTTGCCCATTATCGAGACCAAAGCGGGCGACGTTTCGGCTTTCATCCCTACCAACGTGATTTCCATTACTGATGGCCAGATCTTCTTGCAAGACGATCTGTTCAAATCTGGGGTACGTCCTGCTGTAGATGTGGGTATTTCCGTATCTCGCGTGGGTTCTGCCGCCCAAACCAAAGCCATGAAAGGCGCCGTAGGTACGCTCAAGTCTGACTTGCAGCAGTTCCGTGAGTTGGAGTCTTTCGCAGCGTTCGGTTCTGACCTGGATGCCGTATCGCAATCGCAACTTGACCGTGGTTACCGCTTGGTGGAATTGTTGAAGCAAGATTTGAACTCTCCACTTTTGATGGAAGAACAAACCGTTTCGCTGTGGGCCGGTACCCGGGGTCACCTTGATGGCATCGAAGTAGCGGACGTCACCCGTTTCGAAGCCGAGTTGTTGGAATGGTTCCGTACTCGTGAAGCAGGCAGCCTGGCCAGCATTAAAGAAACCGGTAAAATTGCTGACGAAGAAGCATTTGATGCTGCTATCGCCGCTTTTGCTGAACAGTTCACTGGTTCGCAGAGCAGCGACGATGCTCCTGATGCAGAACACATTGACACCGATTCGCACATTGTTGATGCCGACACTACTTTGCCTGAAGAAGACATTTCGGCAGGCAACGAGTGA
- a CDS encoding F0F1 ATP synthase subunit gamma has product MAGGKERELRRRIDSVQNTKKITRAMELIAATRVVKAQQRAREARPYAKQITKVIENLAAGGAEVDHPLLRQAEKVECVGVIVISSDRGLAGPYNSSVIRAAERQVQNARSEGAGYSLIVIGKKARDYFTFRKYEIASYTEGISDNPTYEDARHLADTVAGLFISGDIDRVELVYTEFLSMGSQKVATRRFLPLEGTETMAAKGSGEAGATDSFEFEPSPEAVLAALLPRYVEARLFGALLESAASEHANRQRAMKAATDNADELITKLSREMNRARQDAITTEIMEIISGAEALNDDDQSEENASVGAEH; this is encoded by the coding sequence ATGGCCGGCGGTAAAGAACGCGAACTGCGACGTCGTATAGACAGCGTCCAGAACACCAAAAAAATTACCCGCGCTATGGAGCTTATTGCTGCTACTCGGGTAGTTAAGGCGCAACAACGAGCACGTGAGGCACGTCCTTACGCTAAACAAATCACCAAGGTTATTGAAAACTTGGCTGCTGGTGGCGCAGAGGTAGACCACCCGTTACTTCGCCAAGCCGAAAAAGTTGAATGTGTTGGGGTCATCGTGATCTCGTCGGATCGTGGTTTGGCTGGTCCGTATAACTCTTCGGTTATTCGTGCGGCAGAACGCCAAGTGCAAAATGCTCGTTCTGAAGGTGCTGGTTATTCGCTGATTGTTATTGGTAAAAAAGCTCGAGATTACTTCACTTTCCGCAAATACGAAATTGCCTCGTATACCGAAGGTATTAGTGACAACCCAACTTATGAAGACGCTCGCCACTTAGCCGACACGGTGGCCGGCCTGTTCATAAGCGGTGATATTGATCGCGTGGAGTTGGTCTACACCGAGTTCCTCAGCATGGGAAGCCAGAAAGTAGCCACTCGTCGTTTCTTGCCTTTAGAGGGCACCGAAACTATGGCTGCCAAAGGTAGCGGCGAGGCCGGAGCGACCGACTCTTTCGAATTTGAACCTTCACCAGAGGCCGTATTGGCAGCTCTGCTTCCTCGTTATGTGGAGGCTCGCTTGTTTGGGGCGTTGCTGGAGTCAGCAGCGTCTGAACACGCCAACCGGCAGCGAGCCATGAAAGCAGCGACCGATAACGCTGATGAGCTCATCACCAAGTTGTCCCGTGAAATGAACCGGGCTCGTCAAGATGCTATTACTACCGAAATTATGGAAATCATCAGCGGCGCTGAGGCACTTAACGATGATGACCAATCCGAAGAAAACGCCTCTGTGGGCGCCGAACACTAA
- the atpH gene encoding ATP synthase F1 subunit delta, producing MANPQVAGYAEALFAVAAAEGNLAVVEDELFGFAQAIRSNDELRSTLADGNVPAGRRLQVVENLLSGQATATTSALVSLVVGAGRAADLPAIVDAFIERSAASRNKAVATVRSAVDLSDDQRQRLAEAIKTSSGKDVEIKVVIDPTVLGGVITEIGDDIIDGSVRRRLNQLRESFR from the coding sequence ATGGCTAACCCCCAGGTGGCCGGCTACGCCGAAGCCTTGTTCGCGGTAGCGGCGGCAGAGGGAAACCTTGCCGTTGTCGAAGACGAACTGTTCGGTTTTGCTCAGGCAATCCGGTCCAACGACGAACTGCGTTCAACGCTCGCTGACGGAAACGTGCCCGCTGGTCGACGCCTCCAGGTGGTTGAAAACCTCCTGAGTGGTCAAGCCACAGCAACTACGTCAGCGTTGGTATCCCTCGTGGTAGGAGCCGGCCGCGCCGCCGACCTCCCCGCCATCGTGGATGCCTTTATTGAACGCAGTGCCGCATCACGCAATAAAGCTGTCGCCACCGTGCGTTCAGCGGTCGACCTTTCGGACGACCAACGCCAACGCTTGGCAGAGGCTATTAAAACCTCTTCCGGCAAAGACGTCGAAATTAAAGTGGTTATTGACCCAACTGTTTTGGGCGGGGTAATCACCGAAATCGGCGACGACATAATCGATGGCAGCGTGCGACGCCGCCTAAACCAGCTTCGTGAGAGCTTTCGCTAA